A window of the Amycolatopsis solani genome harbors these coding sequences:
- a CDS encoding DUF5937 family protein: MTVRIDLGGPPAGRLRFAVSPLAELTAMLHVLAEPGHHPRLAGWATDVWGGLRPELAERLREAEFLWRSSRADFLVPARPRPALAEELDDVDRIDDETYVSAALVTTCGNNRVHFGAPSPLADATARERALDLAQARGALQEAFAERLLADPGAVRARVRHTLEQCAEAFFDAAWTNVAGQLATDVRLKHELLTRQGIAAALASVSSAVTLAPDGDGIVVDKLQDNATAGAGVVLIPSVFGRPHLVAVHAPGWQPVLQYPVAEPGPPEPVSLETITRRLEALAHPVRLRLLRTLARGPHTTGELALAWELSPPEVSRHLAVLRRAGLLTTRRQGRYVSYSVNLPELTALGTDVLAAVLR, encoded by the coding sequence ATGACGGTGCGGATCGACCTCGGTGGCCCGCCGGCCGGGCGGCTGCGGTTCGCCGTCTCGCCGCTGGCCGAGCTGACCGCGATGCTGCACGTGCTGGCCGAACCCGGGCACCACCCGCGGCTCGCCGGCTGGGCCACGGACGTCTGGGGCGGGCTGCGGCCGGAACTGGCCGAACGGCTCCGGGAGGCGGAGTTCCTCTGGCGGTCCTCCCGCGCCGACTTCCTCGTCCCCGCCCGGCCCCGGCCGGCCCTCGCCGAGGAGCTCGACGACGTCGACCGGATCGACGACGAAACCTACGTGAGCGCCGCGCTCGTCACGACGTGCGGCAACAACCGGGTGCACTTCGGCGCGCCGTCACCGCTCGCCGACGCGACGGCGCGCGAGCGGGCCCTGGACCTCGCCCAGGCCCGCGGCGCGCTCCAGGAGGCCTTCGCGGAACGGCTGCTCGCGGACCCCGGCGCCGTGCGGGCCCGGGTCCGGCACACCCTCGAACAGTGCGCGGAAGCTTTCTTCGACGCCGCCTGGACGAACGTCGCCGGCCAGCTCGCCACCGACGTCCGCCTGAAGCACGAACTGCTGACACGCCAAGGCATCGCGGCGGCACTCGCGTCCGTCTCCAGCGCCGTCACGCTGGCGCCGGACGGCGACGGCATCGTCGTGGACAAGCTGCAAGACAACGCGACCGCCGGTGCCGGTGTCGTCCTGATCCCCAGTGTGTTCGGCCGCCCGCACCTGGTGGCGGTCCACGCGCCGGGGTGGCAGCCGGTGCTGCAGTACCCCGTCGCGGAGCCGGGGCCGCCGGAACCGGTGTCCCTGGAGACGATCACGCGCCGCCTGGAGGCCCTCGCCCACCCGGTCCGGCTGCGCCTGCTGCGCACACTGGCCCGCGGTCCGCACACCACCGGCGAATTGGCGCTGGCGTGGGAACTTTCACCCCCGGAGGTGTCCCGCCACCTCGCCGTCCTGCGCCGCGCGGGCCTGCTCACGACCCGGCGGCAAGGGCGTTACGTCAGCTACTCCGTGAACCTGCCCGAGCTGACGGCGCTGGGGACCGACGTGCTGGCGGCCGTCCTGCGGTGA
- a CDS encoding MFS transporter encodes MTTKIRPRALVRASGGPRYAVALAVDALGTGLLRPFLLLYGVTVLRLSAPVTGIAMTAGIVVGLVCLPAAGRWLDRGARSTVVAASMLVRVVGVGVLLAAPAGHAGLFAVAALFLGIGNQAWPAAHAAVVATVARGRDRDAALAGGRALRNAALGVGGLLATACLAGGTTALRAMAAGTGLAYLLAAALAWSVRLRAAPAIPTGDGDRGPAPRLRKLLAANVVYVFCLNVPEIAVPLVLVTQLHASPVWPAAVFVANTVLVVTLQVPVTVLLSRFPRRTALALGGVVLTASYLGFLAATSLGDGWGAPAVAAVSVVCTLGEVVYAGSATALVTALAPPHVLGRALARFQLSTGFGLAVSPAVLTALAARGPAVLWGGLAAATLLSASAVATEQDPVTLR; translated from the coding sequence ATGACGACCAAGATCCGGCCCCGCGCCCTCGTCCGGGCTTCCGGCGGCCCCCGGTACGCCGTCGCGCTGGCCGTGGACGCCCTCGGCACCGGCTTGCTGCGGCCGTTCCTGCTGCTCTACGGGGTGACGGTGCTGCGGCTGTCCGCGCCGGTCACCGGCATCGCCATGACGGCGGGCATCGTCGTGGGCCTGGTGTGCCTGCCCGCTGCCGGCCGGTGGCTGGACCGGGGCGCGCGCAGCACGGTCGTGGCGGCGTCGATGCTGGTGCGGGTGGTGGGCGTGGGCGTGCTGCTCGCTGCGCCGGCCGGGCACGCCGGGCTGTTCGCGGTGGCGGCGCTCTTCCTCGGCATCGGCAACCAGGCCTGGCCGGCCGCCCACGCGGCCGTGGTGGCGACGGTCGCCCGCGGCCGGGACCGCGACGCCGCGCTCGCGGGCGGCCGCGCACTGCGCAACGCCGCACTGGGTGTCGGCGGGCTGCTCGCCACCGCGTGCCTGGCGGGCGGCACCACCGCGTTGCGGGCGATGGCGGCCGGCACCGGGCTCGCCTACCTCCTCGCGGCGGCGTTGGCGTGGTCGGTGCGGCTCCGCGCGGCTCCCGCCATCCCCACCGGGGACGGCGACCGCGGGCCCGCACCCCGGCTGCGCAAGCTCCTGGCCGCCAACGTGGTCTACGTCTTCTGCCTCAACGTCCCCGAGATCGCGGTCCCGCTGGTGCTGGTGACGCAGCTGCACGCGTCCCCGGTCTGGCCGGCGGCCGTGTTCGTGGCCAACACGGTGCTGGTGGTCACGCTGCAGGTGCCGGTCACTGTGCTGCTGTCCCGCTTCCCCCGGCGGACCGCGCTGGCACTCGGCGGGGTGGTGCTGACCGCGTCCTACCTCGGCTTCCTCGCGGCCACCTCGCTCGGCGACGGCTGGGGCGCCCCGGCCGTCGCCGCGGTCTCCGTGGTCTGCACGCTCGGCGAAGTCGTCTACGCGGGCAGCGCCACGGCGCTCGTCACCGCCCTCGCGCCGCCCCACGTCCTGGGCCGCGCGCTCGCCCGCTTCCAGCTCTCGACGGGCTTCGGCCTCGCCGTCTCCCCGGCGGTCCTCACCGCGCTCGCCGCCCGCGGCCCGGCCGTCCTGTGGGGCGGCCTCGCCGCCGCGACACTCCTGTCCGCCTCCGCCGTGGCCACCGAGCAGGACCCGGTGACGCTTCGGTGA
- a CDS encoding DUF72 domain-containing protein, which yields MWTHKAWPGRFLPPSLPAKERLRAYAGWCNAVEGNTTFYATPARDTVETWARQTDPAFRFVVKLPKVVTHERRFAGVETEMRAFLNAMEPLGDRAVLWTQLPGSFGPADVDALTRFLRRLPAGRRRAVEVRHPDFFTDERSTSLLEGALAAADAEWVPFDTTVFFRSPPTSEGEQEAWAKKPRLPRRTKALTGHPVVRYLGRDAEAETVEGWQPWLTTVAGWLREGRTPTVFVHTPDNHDAPALARRFHDEVRALVPELEALPEPEPIEPATLF from the coding sequence ATGTGGACCCACAAGGCCTGGCCCGGCCGGTTCCTGCCGCCGTCGCTGCCGGCCAAGGAGCGCCTGCGCGCCTACGCCGGCTGGTGCAACGCGGTCGAAGGCAACACGACCTTCTACGCGACTCCCGCCCGCGACACTGTCGAAACCTGGGCCCGGCAAACCGATCCGGCCTTCCGGTTCGTCGTCAAGCTGCCCAAGGTCGTCACGCACGAGCGCCGGTTCGCCGGCGTCGAGACCGAAATGCGCGCGTTCCTGAACGCGATGGAACCCCTGGGCGACCGAGCGGTCCTGTGGACCCAGCTCCCCGGCTCGTTCGGCCCGGCGGACGTCGACGCCCTCACCCGCTTCCTGCGCCGCCTCCCCGCCGGCCGCCGCCGCGCGGTGGAGGTGCGCCACCCCGACTTCTTCACCGACGAACGCTCGACGTCCCTGCTGGAGGGAGCACTGGCCGCCGCGGACGCCGAGTGGGTGCCCTTCGACACCACGGTTTTCTTCCGCAGCCCGCCGACCAGCGAGGGCGAACAGGAGGCCTGGGCCAAGAAACCCCGCCTCCCCCGCCGGACGAAGGCACTGACCGGCCACCCCGTCGTCCGCTACCTGGGCCGCGACGCGGAAGCGGAAACGGTCGAGGGCTGGCAACCCTGGCTCACGACGGTGGCCGGCTGGCTGCGCGAGGGCCGCACCCCGACGGTGTTCGTCCACACCCCCGACAACCACGACGCCCCGGCCCTCGCCCGCCGCTTCCACGACGAGGTGCGCGCGCTGGTGCCGGAATTGGAGGCCCTGCCGGAGCCGGAGCCGATCGAGCCCGCCACGTTGTTCTGA
- a CDS encoding NUDIX hydrolase, whose translation MEEKHLAYCWIARGERVLFLRRAAGVFRAGQWELPGGTVEPGEPDETTAVREAAEETGLAVRVTAELARDEWPDIAGRDLRIHAVVHGVEEIGTREVVLNPAEHDDFAWLTRAQARELPLPDHFRRLLDR comes from the coding sequence ATGGAAGAAAAGCACCTGGCCTACTGCTGGATCGCCCGCGGCGAGCGGGTGCTGTTCCTCCGCCGCGCCGCCGGCGTGTTCCGCGCGGGCCAGTGGGAACTGCCGGGCGGCACGGTCGAGCCGGGCGAACCCGACGAGACGACGGCGGTCCGGGAGGCGGCCGAGGAAACCGGGCTGGCGGTTCGCGTCACGGCCGAACTGGCGCGCGACGAGTGGCCGGACATCGCGGGGCGGGACCTCCGGATCCACGCCGTGGTCCACGGGGTCGAGGAGATCGGGACGCGCGAGGTCGTGCTCAACCCGGCGGAGCACGACGATTTCGCCTGGCTGACCCGGGCGCAGGCCCGGGAGCTGCCGCTGCCGGACCACTTCCGGCGGCTGCTGGACCGCTAG
- a CDS encoding VOC family protein, producing the protein MKLTSTVLGAPEPRALAAFYSKLLGWPIRTDEPEWVTLRPDDGSAGLSFQLETGHVPPTWPPADGAQQMQLHLDIEVDDLEAATAAARAAGAVVADFQPQDDVRVCFDPAGHPFCLWTR; encoded by the coding sequence ATGAAGCTGACCTCCACCGTGCTCGGTGCGCCGGAGCCGCGCGCGCTCGCCGCGTTCTACTCGAAGCTGCTCGGCTGGCCGATCCGCACCGATGAGCCGGAGTGGGTGACCCTGCGCCCGGACGACGGGAGTGCCGGGCTGTCGTTCCAGCTCGAAACCGGGCACGTCCCGCCCACCTGGCCGCCCGCCGACGGCGCTCAGCAGATGCAGCTGCACCTCGACATCGAAGTCGACGACCTCGAGGCAGCGACCGCGGCCGCGCGCGCCGCCGGAGCCGTCGTCGCGGACTTCCAGCCGCAGGACGACGTGCGCGTCTGCTTCGACCCCGCCGGGCACCCGTTCTGCCTCTGGACGAGGTGA
- a CDS encoding CHAT domain-containing protein, whose amino-acid sequence MTKLDPSEVIDRVRKLQQTASDVSCLGRFHEGVRLLRKGMGLLDGMYPVAPEHRIDWMVTRIRLSSTLVALTSEITGDFKAGLAGLDDIRQLIAGVEDPVVRAELSAALEHNYGARLMSVGRNEDSLGYFGTSMEHRRYWLDHTLEAEPRMVGLVQTLAARGWVHTKLGNVSQAREDLNRAIELAEKFELRADAADGRRFLGTLALRTGDVPEALRLYEVSERSYRALDLDVPSQLRLEQAEALLAAGLAGEAGEHLDDLMASMRSQPSVTRELAYIELHRAEAALLADDLVLARQMAGSARRRMLKVGCQTCVGNAKIIGLHADVREALRSGEIPAALPYRAIRTAETLPVPRLAEQAATARMLAVRLDIRRGNLKRAAETLRMVPRPGQLTPIDYRMLRRLCRAELAVAEGRRGKALTEIRSGLTELDAVRDRMGGLDLVSGTALHGQELADLAVKLVLERSDARRLFVWLERTRAQTYRYEPLSAGTDPELAASVAEVRGLGQAIQEAQHDGHPIAGLRAKYNERLREAQRLGWHTGRWGRPRPVAGLGEVVARLGERAMVSFAASGDELVAVVVAGGECRLVRLGSAEAAAESARVLNVDLDALAPDNLPERLAEVVMASARKQADKLDAQLIQPLAELFGERELVIVPTGPLYAVPWGVLPGLRGRPTVVAPSATAWLAAELTKLTRARKIVLVRGPGLAGARGELEKLTTHYRTATTMTGAKATVKSVLRAMDGAKLAHFAAHGAHEPENALFSRLELADGALFGHEMAGLRQPPRQVVFAACELALNRIRPGDEALGFASALLASGSRTVIAPLSRVGDLASAAAMDDYYRALAERESPALALADAIAVDPFRRPFVCLGAG is encoded by the coding sequence GTGACAAAGCTGGATCCGTCCGAAGTCATCGACAGGGTCCGCAAACTCCAGCAGACCGCTTCGGACGTCTCCTGCCTCGGGCGTTTCCACGAAGGTGTCCGCCTGCTCCGCAAGGGGATGGGCCTGCTGGACGGGATGTATCCGGTCGCACCTGAGCACCGCATCGACTGGATGGTCACGCGGATCCGGCTTTCCAGCACACTGGTCGCGCTGACCTCGGAGATCACCGGTGATTTCAAGGCCGGGCTGGCCGGGCTCGACGACATCCGCCAGCTCATCGCCGGAGTCGAAGACCCGGTGGTGCGCGCCGAGCTGAGCGCCGCGCTGGAGCACAACTACGGCGCCCGGCTGATGAGCGTCGGCCGGAACGAAGACAGCCTCGGGTACTTCGGTACTTCGATGGAGCACCGGCGCTACTGGCTCGATCACACCCTGGAAGCCGAGCCCCGGATGGTCGGGCTGGTGCAGACCCTCGCCGCCCGGGGGTGGGTGCACACGAAGCTGGGCAACGTCAGCCAGGCGCGCGAAGATCTGAACCGCGCGATCGAACTCGCGGAGAAGTTCGAGCTGCGTGCCGACGCGGCCGACGGGCGCCGCTTCCTCGGGACGTTGGCGCTGCGCACCGGTGATGTCCCGGAGGCGCTTCGCCTGTACGAAGTCAGTGAGCGGTCGTACCGGGCCCTCGACCTCGACGTGCCGTCCCAGCTGAGGCTGGAGCAGGCGGAGGCGCTGCTGGCCGCCGGCCTGGCCGGCGAGGCGGGCGAGCACCTCGACGACCTGATGGCCTCGATGCGGTCGCAGCCGAGCGTCACCCGTGAGCTCGCCTACATCGAGCTGCACCGAGCGGAGGCGGCGCTGTTGGCCGACGACCTCGTGCTCGCCCGGCAGATGGCCGGGTCCGCCCGGCGCCGGATGCTCAAAGTGGGCTGCCAGACCTGCGTGGGCAACGCGAAGATCATCGGGTTGCACGCCGATGTCCGGGAGGCGCTGCGCTCCGGGGAGATCCCCGCCGCGTTGCCGTACCGGGCCATCCGGACCGCCGAAACACTGCCGGTTCCCCGGCTGGCCGAGCAGGCCGCCACCGCGCGGATGCTTGCCGTGCGGCTCGACATCCGGCGGGGCAACCTCAAACGGGCCGCCGAGACGCTCCGGATGGTGCCGCGGCCCGGGCAGCTCACCCCCATCGACTACCGGATGCTGCGGCGCCTCTGCCGGGCCGAGCTCGCCGTTGCGGAAGGGCGGCGGGGGAAGGCGCTCACCGAAATCCGGTCCGGGCTCACCGAGCTCGACGCCGTGCGGGATCGGATGGGTGGGCTCGATCTCGTCTCCGGGACCGCGCTGCACGGGCAGGAGCTCGCCGACCTCGCCGTGAAGCTCGTGCTCGAACGCAGTGACGCCCGGCGGCTCTTCGTGTGGCTCGAACGCACGCGGGCGCAGACCTACCGCTACGAACCGCTTTCCGCCGGTACCGATCCCGAGCTCGCCGCGAGCGTGGCCGAGGTGCGGGGGCTCGGCCAGGCCATCCAGGAGGCCCAGCACGACGGGCACCCGATCGCCGGGCTGCGGGCGAAGTACAACGAACGGCTTCGCGAAGCCCAGCGGCTCGGGTGGCACACCGGGCGGTGGGGGCGGCCGCGGCCGGTGGCCGGGCTCGGGGAAGTCGTCGCGCGGCTCGGGGAACGGGCCATGGTCAGCTTCGCCGCTTCGGGTGACGAGCTCGTCGCCGTCGTCGTGGCCGGTGGCGAGTGCCGGCTCGTGCGGCTCGGATCGGCGGAAGCCGCCGCGGAGTCCGCGCGGGTGCTCAACGTCGACCTCGACGCGCTCGCGCCGGACAACCTGCCCGAGCGGCTGGCCGAGGTCGTCATGGCGTCCGCGCGCAAGCAAGCCGACAAGCTCGACGCGCAGCTCATCCAGCCCCTCGCCGAGCTGTTCGGTGAGCGGGAACTGGTCATCGTCCCGACCGGGCCGCTCTACGCCGTGCCGTGGGGCGTGCTGCCGGGGTTGCGGGGGCGGCCGACCGTCGTCGCGCCGTCGGCGACCGCGTGGCTCGCCGCCGAGCTCACCAAGCTGACCCGGGCGCGGAAGATCGTGCTCGTGCGCGGGCCGGGGCTGGCCGGGGCGCGCGGTGAGCTGGAGAAGCTGACCACGCACTACCGCACCGCGACGACCATGACCGGCGCCAAGGCCACCGTGAAGTCCGTGCTGCGCGCGATGGACGGCGCGAAGCTCGCGCACTTCGCCGCGCACGGCGCGCACGAGCCGGAGAACGCGCTCTTCTCCCGCCTGGAACTCGCGGACGGCGCCCTCTTCGGGCACGAGATGGCCGGGCTGCGGCAGCCGCCGCGGCAGGTCGTGTTCGCCGCGTGCGAGCTCGCGCTGAACCGGATCCGGCCCGGCGACGAAGCTCTCGGCTTCGCCAGCGCGCTGCTGGCCAGCGGCTCGCGCACGGTGATCGCGCCGCTGTCCCGCGTCGGCGACCTGGCCTCGGCGGCCGCGATGGACGACTACTACCGGGCGCTGGCCGAGCGGGAAAGCCCGGCGCTGGCGCTGGCGGACGCGATCGCCGTGGACCCGTTCCGCCGCCCGTTCGTCTGCCTCGGCGCCGGATGA
- a CDS encoding aldo/keto reductase, which yields MEYRRLGASGLAVSEIAYGNWLTHGEPGCVAAALDAGVTTFHTAAAWDGGAAEEAYGAAFSGVPRDELVLCTGVFWPEGPGPNAAGLSRKHVIASCEGSLRRLRTDHVDVYQLLRFDYRTPVAETFLALSDLVRQGKIRYAGTSEWTAEQLLQAHEAAQRYDVPLIANQPHYSMLWRVAEAQVMPVSDRIGVGQFASVPLAQGVLTGKYHDGRIQAGSRAAGPAYARPLLMPELLERVELLRGVADDAGLTMAQLALAWTLQHEGVAATVAGASTPEQVTENAKAAGVRLDLDVLTRIDHLLGSFVQTDPRLVWSPPAQPSPART from the coding sequence GTGGAGTACCGCAGGCTCGGCGCGAGCGGCCTCGCCGTCAGCGAGATCGCGTACGGCAACTGGCTCACGCACGGCGAACCCGGCTGCGTCGCGGCGGCGCTGGACGCCGGCGTCACGACGTTCCACACCGCGGCGGCGTGGGACGGCGGCGCGGCGGAAGAGGCCTACGGCGCGGCGTTTTCCGGGGTGCCACGCGACGAACTGGTCCTGTGCACGGGGGTCTTCTGGCCGGAGGGCCCCGGCCCGAACGCCGCCGGGCTGAGCCGCAAGCACGTGATCGCGTCGTGCGAAGGCTCGCTGCGGCGGCTGCGCACCGACCACGTCGACGTCTACCAGCTGCTGCGCTTCGACTACCGCACCCCGGTCGCGGAGACGTTCCTCGCGCTGTCGGACCTGGTGCGGCAGGGGAAGATCCGGTACGCCGGCACGTCGGAGTGGACGGCCGAGCAGCTGCTGCAGGCCCACGAAGCCGCGCAGCGCTACGACGTCCCGCTGATCGCCAACCAGCCGCACTACTCGATGCTGTGGCGGGTGGCGGAGGCGCAGGTGATGCCGGTGAGCGACCGGATCGGCGTCGGCCAGTTCGCTTCGGTGCCGCTCGCGCAGGGCGTGCTCACCGGCAAGTACCACGACGGCCGCATCCAGGCGGGCTCCCGCGCGGCCGGGCCGGCGTACGCGCGGCCGTTGCTGATGCCGGAACTGCTGGAGCGGGTGGAGCTCCTGCGCGGCGTCGCCGACGACGCCGGGCTGACGATGGCGCAGCTCGCGCTGGCGTGGACGTTGCAGCACGAGGGCGTCGCCGCGACGGTGGCCGGGGCGAGCACGCCGGAGCAGGTCACCGAGAACGCGAAGGCCGCCGGGGTGCGGCTCGACCTCGACGTGCTGACCCGGATCGACCACCTGCTCGGCAGTTTCGTCCAGACCGACCCGCGGCTGGTCTGGTCCCCGCCCGCTCAGCCCAGCCCGGCCCGAACGTAG
- a CDS encoding SDR family oxidoreductase, with product MELTGRVVVLTGAAHGIGAAMARRFAAEGAAGVVVSDVDAAGAARVAAEITGAGGRAVGVAADATSKKDLKALVATARAEFGPVDLFCANAGAAFGTGVHASDAQWQKSWEINVLQHVHAAQAVLPAMLARGEGYLLLTASAAGLLGTPGDAPYSVTKHAAVGLAEWLAITYRPRGIGVSALCPLGVRTALLEPGIAAGHPAALAIAAAAPLLEPEDVAEAVVHGLGKDEFLILPHESVRESFARKAGAVDAWIDEMAVGG from the coding sequence GTGGAACTGACTGGACGGGTGGTCGTGCTGACCGGCGCGGCACACGGGATCGGGGCCGCCATGGCCCGCCGCTTCGCCGCCGAGGGCGCGGCGGGCGTCGTGGTGTCCGACGTCGACGCCGCGGGCGCGGCCCGGGTGGCGGCCGAGATCACCGGCGCGGGCGGCCGGGCCGTCGGGGTGGCCGCCGACGCGACGTCCAAAAAGGACTTGAAGGCACTGGTCGCGACGGCCCGCGCCGAGTTCGGCCCGGTGGACCTGTTCTGCGCCAACGCCGGTGCGGCGTTCGGCACCGGCGTCCACGCGTCCGACGCACAGTGGCAGAAGTCCTGGGAGATCAACGTGCTGCAGCACGTCCACGCCGCACAGGCCGTGCTGCCCGCGATGCTCGCGCGCGGCGAAGGCTACCTGCTGCTCACGGCGTCGGCCGCCGGGCTGCTCGGCACCCCGGGCGACGCGCCGTACTCGGTCACCAAGCACGCGGCCGTCGGCCTCGCCGAGTGGCTGGCGATCACCTACCGGCCGCGCGGGATCGGGGTCAGCGCGCTGTGCCCGCTCGGCGTCCGGACGGCGCTGCTCGAACCCGGGATCGCCGCCGGTCACCCGGCCGCGCTGGCCATCGCGGCGGCGGCCCCGCTGCTCGAACCCGAGGACGTCGCCGAAGCGGTCGTGCACGGGCTCGGCAAGGATGAGTTCCTGATCCTGCCGCACGAATCCGTGCGGGAGTCCTTCGCCCGCAAGGCGGGCGCGGTCGACGCGTGGATCGACGAGATGGCCGTGGGAGGCTGA